A stretch of Astyanax mexicanus isolate ESR-SI-001 chromosome 21, AstMex3_surface, whole genome shotgun sequence DNA encodes these proteins:
- the LOC125785804 gene encoding uncharacterized protein LOC125785804 isoform X2: MGRSAQSCEVMVMVMVVVMLVCGWTDGKVVSKCDLRSRLQKAFLRHPSDVIAKMVCTVEYISVFNTGLVTTNNNGPLGSFIGPQYNKGYNYPIPEVIGDYFPENWPGTAEPENPSFPPEVVSDDLIPARPSQKPAVTSVQSGEEQGSGDEPPSGNGSGKGSKSQTGGKHGVDSGEESGEDGSGERLGEDSIPLLGSTNQEIIYDSYEDVFGHKQREDFGEPLEATTAIPLLGSTNEDIHYDSYEDLFGHKQREGSGESSKSKSKGKHEADSGEESGEDGSGYHFSGEGSGSSGEPLEATTAIPLLGITNQEIIYDSYEDLFGHKQREDSGESSKSKSKGKGEADSGEESGEDGSGYHFSEEGSGSSGEPLEPTTAIPEGDSTNNDFFPGDTDEIPAWQRKYPYEPRNNEDIHYDSYETIYGHPQKKDPNMPNNHEGRPYTYYNHGNPYNGNHQDSSPRNLYGIFQLSDNMACQSQGRHSLNACSLYCEDLIDSDITDDIDCLMTLKNLGMDVMVLEQCQTIGASEYFAECD, encoded by the exons TGGTCTGCACGGTGGAGTACATCTCCGTCTTCAATACCGGTCTTGTGACCACCAATAACAACGGCCCCCTTGGATCCTTTATCGGACCTCAATATAACAAAGGATATAATTACCCAATTCCCGAGGTGATCGGAGACTATTTTCCAGAAAACTGGCCAGGGACAGCGGAACCCGAAAACCCTTCGTTTCCTCCAGAGGTTGTGAGTGATGATTTGATTCCTGCAAGACCCTCTCAGAAACCTGCAGTTACTTCGGTTCAGTCTGGAGAAGAACAGGGTTCGGGTGACGAACCACCGTCTGGGAATGGTTCTGGAAAAGGTTCAAAGAGCCAAACTGGAGGCAAACATGGAGTTGATTCGGGAGAAGAGTCAGGTGAAGATGGTTCTGGAGAAA GGTTAGGTGAAGATAGTATCCCATTATTGGGCAGCACCAACCAGGAAATAATTTATGACTCCTATGAGGACGTGTTTGGCCACAAACAAAGGGAGGATTTTGGAGAACCACTAGAGGCCACCACTGCCATCCCATTATTGGGCAGCACCAATGAGGACATACATTATGACTCCTATGAGGACCTGTTTGGCCACAAACAAAGGGAGGGTTCTGGAGAAAGTTCAAAGAGCAAATCTAAAGGCAAACATGAAGCTGATTCAGGAGAAGAGTCAGGTGAAGATGGTTCTGGATATCATTTCAGTGGAGAGGGGTCAGGGAGTTCTGGAGAACCACTAGAGGCCACCACTGCCATCCCATTATTGGGCATCACCAACCAGGAAATAATTTATGACTCCTATGAGGACCTGTTTGGCCACAAACAAAGGGAGGATTCCGGAGAAAGTTCAAAGAGCAAATCTAAAGGCAAAGGTGAAGCTGATTCAGGAGAAGAGTCAGGTGAAGATGGTTCTGGATATCATTTCAGTGAAGAGGGGTCAGGGAGTTCTGGAGAACCACTAGAACCCACCACTGCCATACCAGAGGGGGACAGCACCAACAACGACTTTTTTCCTGGTGATACAGATGAGATACCAGCTTGGCAACGAAAATACCCATATGAGCCCAGGAACAACGAGGACATTCATTATGATTCTTACGAGACCATTTATGGCCACCCACAAAAAAAGGATCCCAATATGCCAAATAATCATGAAGGCCGACCATATACGTACTACAACCACGGGAATCCATACAACGGGAATCACCAAGACTCCAGCCCAAGGAACCTGTATGGAATATTCCAGTTGAGTGATAACATGGCTTGCCAGTCCCAGGGGAGACACAGTCTGAATGCCTGCAGTCTGTATTGTGAAG ATCTGATTGACAGCGATATCACTGATGACATTGATTGCCTGATGACCTTGAAAAATCTAgg GATGGATGTGATGGTCTTGGAGCAGTGCCAGACTATTGGAGCCTCAGAATACTTCGCTGAATGTGATTAA
- the LOC125785804 gene encoding uncharacterized protein LOC125785804 isoform X1, whose translation MGRSAQSCEVMVMVMVVVMLVCGWTDGKVVSKCDLRSRLQKAFLRHPSDVIAKMVCTVEYISVFNTGLVTTNNNGPLGSFIGPQYNKGYNYPIPEVIGDYFPENWPGTAEPENPSFPPEVVSDDLIPARPSQKPAVTSVQSGEEQGSGDEPPSGNGSGKGSKSQTGGKHGVDSGEESGEDGSGESLKSKSKGKREVDSGEGLGEDSIPLLGSTNQEIIYDSYEDVFGHKQREDFGEPLEATTAIPLLGSTNEDIHYDSYEDLFGHKQREGSGESSKSKSKGKHEADSGEESGEDGSGYHFSGEGSGSSGEPLEATTAIPLLGITNQEIIYDSYEDLFGHKQREDSGESSKSKSKGKGEADSGEESGEDGSGYHFSEEGSGSSGEPLEPTTAIPEGDSTNNDFFPGDTDEIPAWQRKYPYEPRNNEDIHYDSYETIYGHPQKKDPNMPNNHEGRPYTYYNHGNPYNGNHQDSSPRNLYGIFQLSDNMACQSQGRHSLNACSLYCEDLIDSDITDDIDCLMTLKNLGMDVMVLEQCQTIGASEYFAECD comes from the exons TGGTCTGCACGGTGGAGTACATCTCCGTCTTCAATACCGGTCTTGTGACCACCAATAACAACGGCCCCCTTGGATCCTTTATCGGACCTCAATATAACAAAGGATATAATTACCCAATTCCCGAGGTGATCGGAGACTATTTTCCAGAAAACTGGCCAGGGACAGCGGAACCCGAAAACCCTTCGTTTCCTCCAGAGGTTGTGAGTGATGATTTGATTCCTGCAAGACCCTCTCAGAAACCTGCAGTTACTTCGGTTCAGTCTGGAGAAGAACAGGGTTCGGGTGACGAACCACCGTCTGGGAATGGTTCTGGAAAAGGTTCAAAGAGCCAAACTGGAGGCAAACATGGAGTTGATTCGGGAGAAGAGTCAGGTGAAGATGGTTCTGGAGAAAGTTTAAAGAGCAAATCTAAAGGCAAACGTGAAGTTGATTCTGGAGAAGGGTTAGGTGAAGATAGTATCCCATTATTGGGCAGCACCAACCAGGAAATAATTTATGACTCCTATGAGGACGTGTTTGGCCACAAACAAAGGGAGGATTTTGGAGAACCACTAGAGGCCACCACTGCCATCCCATTATTGGGCAGCACCAATGAGGACATACATTATGACTCCTATGAGGACCTGTTTGGCCACAAACAAAGGGAGGGTTCTGGAGAAAGTTCAAAGAGCAAATCTAAAGGCAAACATGAAGCTGATTCAGGAGAAGAGTCAGGTGAAGATGGTTCTGGATATCATTTCAGTGGAGAGGGGTCAGGGAGTTCTGGAGAACCACTAGAGGCCACCACTGCCATCCCATTATTGGGCATCACCAACCAGGAAATAATTTATGACTCCTATGAGGACCTGTTTGGCCACAAACAAAGGGAGGATTCCGGAGAAAGTTCAAAGAGCAAATCTAAAGGCAAAGGTGAAGCTGATTCAGGAGAAGAGTCAGGTGAAGATGGTTCTGGATATCATTTCAGTGAAGAGGGGTCAGGGAGTTCTGGAGAACCACTAGAACCCACCACTGCCATACCAGAGGGGGACAGCACCAACAACGACTTTTTTCCTGGTGATACAGATGAGATACCAGCTTGGCAACGAAAATACCCATATGAGCCCAGGAACAACGAGGACATTCATTATGATTCTTACGAGACCATTTATGGCCACCCACAAAAAAAGGATCCCAATATGCCAAATAATCATGAAGGCCGACCATATACGTACTACAACCACGGGAATCCATACAACGGGAATCACCAAGACTCCAGCCCAAGGAACCTGTATGGAATATTCCAGTTGAGTGATAACATGGCTTGCCAGTCCCAGGGGAGACACAGTCTGAATGCCTGCAGTCTGTATTGTGAAG ATCTGATTGACAGCGATATCACTGATGACATTGATTGCCTGATGACCTTGAAAAATCTAgg GATGGATGTGATGGTCTTGGAGCAGTGCCAGACTATTGGAGCCTCAGAATACTTCGCTGAATGTGATTAA